CTTTTTGTCCATTAGGCATAGACAAAAGCACTGGATGAACTTGTCTAGCTTGAAAAACATCCAAATTATGACACACATGATGAGTAGCACCAGTGTCTAATAACCAATCATGCTTAGCAAAAATTCCAGAAGCTGCTAAAATAACCCCAGAGACTGCAGTAGTAGTACAATGTATACCTGATGTATTGCCAGAACCATTTTCTGCTACAACAGTAGCAATCTGATTACTTGATGAAGCCTGACCAGAACTGGTAGAAAACGGAGACAATAAAGCCAATAGAGTCTTCTATTGCTCAGCAGTAAACCCCGGTGTTGAATGATTGACTTCAGGCTTAAAAGAACAAGCCGATTTGGCATCAAAATCATCACCATCTTCTTGagtaacaaaattaaaactCCCATTCTTCTTGAAATTAGGAGGGTACCCATATTTCTTGTAACAGTAATCAACTGTATGACCAGACCTGAGACAGAAACTACACTCTTTTGCAGCATATCGACCACTATTTCCTTTTCCCTTTGAAGGATATGGAGTTCTTTTGGATCTATCTTGTTCATGACTATCATGATCTGCATTATGAGCATACTTTTTTCCAGCATCTGAATGATAGGCTAAGATTTTACTCTCTTCAAGATTGACTGAATTAAACTGTCTCTCTTGCTGGACTAGCAAGGAAAAAACCTTGGAAATTGGGGGCAAAGGATTCATTAACATGATACTGGACCTCACAGCAGCATAATTCTCATGCAAACCCTTGAGAAATCTTATCACATAATCACTGTCTCTATAGCTTTTAACAATTGGAATCAAATCACAAGTACAAGAAACAGCACAGGTACAAGAAGGAATTGGCCTAAAAGCTTCTAATTCTTGCCATAAACTCTTCAATCGAGTAAAGTAAGTAGTGATAGGCATGTCACCTTGTTTAAGAGAATACAACtcttcttgaagatctgaaATTCTGAACAAATCACCTTGATAATATCTGGACTTCAAATCTGCCCAGATCTCAGAAGCAAGATCCATCCACAAAATGTTTTGAGCTATAACCGGATCCATTGCTTGTGTAAGCCAAGAAATCACCAAAGTGTTGCAGCGATCCCATACACCAAATAAAGGATCATCAGCTGCAGGTTTCGGAAGGGAACCATCAACAAACCCATGTTTGTTCTTGGTCTTCAAAGAACGCCACATGGCCTGAGACCAAGAATGGTAGTTATTGCCAACCAGAGATGCAGTCACCAAATTCGCACCGGGATTCTCATTAGGATGAAGATAGTAAGGACTGTGAACATCAATCGGAGGATTCACCATGAATCTTCAACAATCAGCAACAAAACAATCAACTAGGGCACAAAACTGAGAAGAAATTGAAGAACAGAAATCagagaagagagagatcaaCGCTTCAACCAATCGAACCCAAGACTGCGAAGAGATCAAAGAACATAGGCTGGAGATCGAAGAAATCAAAATCAACGCCTCAACCAAAATCACGAAATCAAGAGAAGAAGATCAACCACGAATGCGGAAGCGaacgagaaaaaaaaaatgagagaaagCGAGAGAAAAACGAGAATAGAATCATCTGATACCATGTGGAAAATATAATTGTGTAATTCATTCAATGAAAAAACTGATTATTCTGTACAATAGAGGACTTTATATAGTGCCTCAATCAATCACAAGTTTAATTGAAAACAGAAAGTGTAACTGACTCTAACTAATCTTGATATTACTTCTAACTAACTACTAACTTCCTCAATAATTAATACTGTGGAGGTTGATAACAGCTAGGAGTATATAGCTGTTAAATTCAATTAGTAAATACTAAATAATCAAATTGGTCACCATAGGTTTAATGAGATAATGTTTTGTTTGGGCTTTAAGAAAGGACCATTTTCAAAGCTAAATATcttgtcaatgggcagattaaCGTATGAGGCTTTACTTAGTGAAAGCTTCAGAAAAGTAATCGAGCACTCTCAATTTGTAAAATTGAACATTTTGAAATTGAGTTCTAACCTTAACATAAAATGATTTCCAAACACTTGTGAAAAGGAGTAAATAAAGTTTATAAGTACTGGAAGTCTGGAACCCAATTGCATAGACACAATACAGCTTGGCTCCCAAATATTACAATGAATTCAAGCAAATGTGTTAACACAATCCGACGCTTGAAGGATCCTCTCTGAGTCTCTGTGTTGGAGTCAGCCTGTGTTCGTAATTTGGGCTAGATGCTAGTGTTTAGTTTTTCATTCTCTATTTCTTTCTAtgtacaatatttttttatgggTTATAGCACCGCTTATACTTGAGATTATTCAGCTAGTTGACATAGCTCACAAAGCAAGAGAACACAAAGAGAAAAGACTCAGAAACATCTTTTTGAGCTTTGATAAGCTCACAATGATCAATCTATAGGTGGAGAAGAAGCTTAAACAATTGATGGTGATAACAGAATACAAATACCTTGTAACACGATCAATGTCGATCATGCTCCCCGTACTCTGATACTCTAATCATGTACAACATATTTTTGAGTAAAGGGGATGAAACAATTTAAGGCGTTAGCTAAGCAAATAACAGAAACAGGACTATATGGACGATTTTGGAATCGACAACACATAGTCCAAAGGAACAAAAGATATATGTTTGACACCACCAAAATTTTGTAATAACTTGTTTAGATTCATTGGCCAAAGTGACATGTTGTAGAGGGTTAAACCTGTTTAAGGCCATTGGCCAAGGTAGTGTTAAACGGCTCGGTCATCAATTTGGTCGTACTGAGTCAATGAGTCATTGGGCAAACTGCTTGACTTGACTTAgtgcatattaaaaaaaaattaaaaattaacaatACAACTCATACAACCTACCATTTCTCATATTTTTCATTTGTGTGATTATATTTCGATGTATAAAAGAAACAATGTGCACATGCTGTCATTAAATAGCAGGTGACCTAGTGGTAAGACAACTTTTTTAAGTGCCACATATTGTGTTCGAATCCAGTCATTTACAATTTCTTCCCCATTCAGGTTTCAGTTGTTCGCTCATCTGGTTCAACCACTCGAGTTTGACAAGTCAATCTGAGTTAGACCGATTTGATGACACAACCTATCTGAACCTTCAACCGAACCAGTCTTAGGTTCGAGTCCCAAACAAACCGGTATGAGCCAAGTTTTAAAACTATGGGCCAAGGTGATGGGTTGTGCAGAGTTCGTGTGAGTCACAAGATCAACAAGGTAAAGCAGAATTACTAGAAATATGATAGGAAGTACTTGAATCAATAATCCAAGGGTCAATAGATGATTTGGTAAGGCAGAAAGTATGGTTaccagaatgagcaagataagcAAATACCTCAAATATTCCTCAAGtatggcccagtttggaagagcttatttgagcttatctgacagcataagctcttatgccagtgtttgggagagcttatgcaaacagcttatggtctgccataagctattttcagcttattttcataagctactcaggatagcttatgaaaaacagcttatgcttatacacagcttatttttaatttatttcaataaatttttaaaaatagcttatgaataagcacttatgtcataagcgcttatgaccataagtgcttaattaagttgtttatccaaacggggcctagtGTAGTAAGAGTTACATAATAGGGCAATGTGTTCTGACTTCTTAACCACCTAGTTTGAAGACATCTCAGTCGACTAAGGTTGGACTAAATGACTCAAGGAGTAACATCTTGCTTAGTAAGTGTCCGCCATGGTCATCTGAAGATAGTGACACAATGAACTACGACAAGACGATCATATGCCATGTGCCTCCTCTAAAGCCTAGCTTAAAGGGTCTCTCTCACTTACAAAGACAATTGTAATGAGCTCCGAGCTTATAAATAAAGTTTTAGTCGTTTATTTATATAACATGCTATTTATTCATAGCATTTAGGTTTGAGTTCTAACATACTTAAGTGTTAGAAtggtaatatattaataataatctAAACACATATTAtgcctttttagtttttatt
This portion of the Lotus japonicus ecotype B-129 chromosome 3, LjGifu_v1.2 genome encodes:
- the LOC130743329 gene encoding uncharacterized protein LOC130743329; its protein translation is MVNPPIDVHSPYYLHPNENPGANLVTASLVGNNYHSWSQAMWRSLKTKNKHGFVDGSLPKPAADDPLFGVWDRCNTLVISWLTQAMDPVIAQNILWMDLASEIWADLKSRYYQGDLFRISDLQEELYSLKQGDMPITTYFTRLKSLWQELEAFRPIPSCTCAVSCTCDLIPIVKSYRDSDYVIRFLKGLHENYAAVRSSIMLMNPLPPISKVFSLLVQQERQFNSVNLEESKILAYHSDAGKKYAHNADHDSHEQDRSKRTPYPSKGKGNSGRYAAKECSFCLRSGHTVDYCYKKYGYPPNFKKNGSFNFVTQEDGDDFDAKSACSFKPEVNHSTPGFTAEQ